The Acidobacteriota bacterium DNA segment TCTTTTACTATTCGCGACCTACCAAAACCTGAAAGACCACGGGAGAGGCTCAAAAAATTCGGTCCGGAGGCACTCTCTGCTTCCGAACTTCTGGCTTTAGTTATTGGACGAGGCATCCCTAACAAATCTGTGATGAATATTGCACAGGAGTTATTATCAAAGTTTGGTAGTATAAAAGCCATAAGTCAAGCAACCATAGAAGAACTATCCCAGATAAAAGGAATCGCTTTTGCAAAGGCTGCTCAGATAAAAGCCTGTTTTGAATTAGGCAAAAGGCAGGATTTAGAACCAGAAATAAAAGATTTTGATATCAAAAACCCGCAAAGTGTAGTTAATGCTATCCATAAAAGCATTCAAGATAAGGCTAAGGAACATTTTAAACTTATTCTCCTTAATACACGCAATAGAATCATAGGCATCTCTACAATCTCTGTAGGCACACTCAATGCTAATCTGGTTCATCCACGGGAGGTATTTAAAGAAGCTATAATCCATAGCGCCGCTTCAGTAGTTTTAGTTCACAATCATCCTTCTAGCGTGACTTTACTAAGCAAGAGCGTCGCATAAGAGACAATCTATTGAAATTATTAGAACAAACGATCTTTTCAATTGTATACACTGAATGGGATATTGGTTTTTAAATCAACTTCAAGCAAAC contains these protein-coding regions:
- the radC gene encoding DNA repair protein RadC: MNKQSSFTIRDLPKPERPRERLKKFGPEALSASELLALVIGRGIPNKSVMNIAQELLSKFGSIKAISQATIEELSQIKGIAFAKAAQIKACFELGKRQDLEPEIKDFDIKNPQSVVNAIHKSIQDKAKEHFKLILLNTRNRIIGISTISVGTLNANLVHPREVFKEAIIHSAASVVLVHNHPSSVTLLSKSVA